One Janthinobacterium sp. TB1-E2 genomic region harbors:
- the lpdA gene encoding dihydrolipoyl dehydrogenase — translation MSTVEVKVPNIGDFKEVEVIELMVKVGDTIKVDQSLVTVESDKASMEIPSTHAGVVKEVKVKVGDKIAEGSALLVVEASEGVAAPAAAPAAAPAPAAAPAPAAAAPAAAVAAIPAGNYSGQVDIDVDMMVLGGGPGGYSAAFRAADLGMSTVIVERYATLGGVCLNVGCIPSKALLHVASVIDETAHMSNTGVTFAKPTIDIDQVRKYKEGVISNMTGGLAGMAKARKTQVVTGVGQFLSANHIEVTAGDGSKKVVQFKQAIIAAGSSVVKLPFVPEDPRIVDSTGALELRQIPKRMLVIGGGIIGLEMATVYSTFGARIDVVEMMDGLMQGADRDAVKVWQKFNEKRFNNIMTKTKTVAVEALPEGIKVTFEAAEAGATAPPPQIYDLVLVAVGRSPNGKKLAADKAGVQVTDRGFINVDSQMRTNVPNIFAIGDLVGQPMLAHKAVHEAHVAAEAASGQKSHFDVKVIPSVAYTDPEVAWAGITEDEAKAKGIKVEKGHFPWAASGRAVANGRAEGFTKLLFDAETHRIIGGTIVGTHAGDMIGEIALAIEMGCDGTDIGKTIHPHPTLGESIGMAAEVYEGVCTDLPPPRKR, via the coding sequence ATGAGCACAGTAGAGGTAAAAGTACCGAATATCGGCGATTTCAAGGAAGTCGAAGTCATCGAGCTGATGGTCAAGGTCGGCGACACCATCAAGGTGGACCAGTCCCTGGTCACGGTCGAATCGGACAAGGCCAGTATGGAGATTCCATCGACCCACGCCGGCGTCGTCAAGGAAGTCAAGGTCAAGGTCGGCGACAAGATCGCCGAAGGCAGCGCGCTGCTGGTGGTGGAAGCGTCGGAAGGCGTTGCCGCTCCCGCAGCCGCACCGGCGGCCGCTCCTGCGCCTGCAGCGGCTCCGGCTCCTGCAGCGGCGGCACCAGCTGCAGCCGTTGCCGCCATCCCGGCCGGCAATTACAGCGGCCAGGTCGACATCGACGTCGACATGATGGTGCTGGGCGGCGGTCCTGGCGGCTATTCGGCGGCGTTCCGCGCGGCCGACCTGGGCATGTCGACGGTCATCGTCGAGCGCTACGCGACCCTGGGCGGCGTGTGCCTGAACGTGGGCTGCATCCCGTCGAAGGCGCTGTTGCACGTCGCCTCCGTCATCGATGAAACGGCGCACATGTCCAACACGGGCGTGACGTTTGCCAAGCCGACGATCGACATCGACCAGGTACGCAAGTACAAGGAAGGCGTGATCTCGAACATGACGGGCGGTCTGGCCGGCATGGCCAAGGCGCGCAAGACGCAAGTGGTGACGGGCGTGGGCCAGTTCCTGTCCGCGAACCACATCGAAGTGACGGCAGGCGACGGCTCGAAAAAAGTCGTGCAGTTCAAGCAAGCCATCATCGCCGCCGGTTCGTCCGTGGTGAAGCTGCCCTTCGTGCCGGAAGACCCGCGCATCGTCGATTCGACGGGCGCGCTGGAATTGCGCCAGATCCCGAAGCGCATGCTGGTCATCGGCGGCGGCATCATCGGCCTGGAAATGGCGACTGTTTATTCGACCTTCGGTGCGCGCATCGACGTGGTCGAAATGATGGATGGCCTGATGCAGGGCGCGGACCGCGACGCCGTCAAGGTGTGGCAGAAGTTCAACGAGAAGCGCTTCAACAACATCATGACCAAGACCAAGACGGTCGCGGTGGAAGCGCTGCCGGAAGGCATCAAGGTCACGTTCGAAGCAGCTGAAGCAGGTGCTACCGCACCGCCGCCACAGATCTACGACCTGGTGCTGGTGGCCGTGGGCCGCAGCCCGAACGGCAAGAAGCTGGCCGCCGACAAGGCGGGCGTGCAAGTGACGGACCGCGGTTTCATCAACGTCGACAGCCAGATGCGCACCAACGTGCCGAACATCTTCGCCATCGGCGACCTGGTGGGCCAGCCGATGCTGGCGCACAAGGCCGTGCATGAAGCCCACGTGGCAGCGGAAGCCGCTTCCGGCCAGAAGTCGCACTTCGACGTCAAGGTGATCCCGTCGGTCGCCTACACGGATCCGGAAGTGGCATGGGCCGGCATCACGGAAGACGAAGCGAAAGCCAAGGGCATCAAGGTCGAGAAGGGCCACTTCCCATGGGCAGCTTCGGGCCGCGCCGTGGCCAACGGCCGCGCCGAAGGCTTCACCAAGCTGCTGTTCGACGCTGAAACGCACCGCATCATCGGCGGCACCATCGTCGGCACGCATGCGGGCGATATGATCGGCGAGATCGCGCTGGCCATCGAAATGGGCTGCGACGGCACCGACATCGGCAAGACCATCCATCCGCACCCGACCTTGGGCGAATCGATCGGTATGGCCGCCGAAGTGTACGAAGGCGTGTGCACGGACTTGCCGCCGCCGCGCAAGCGCTGA